Genomic window (Rhinatrema bivittatum chromosome 9, aRhiBiv1.1, whole genome shotgun sequence):
TTTTCCTTCCTGGAGACAAACCTGCATGAGTTCTTTCTGCCTTGCTTGTAAAATCTCAACTTCCTGCTTCATTTTCTCAAGCCCAATGGTCTCCTGGATTCTTTTCCAGAATGTCCTGTTGAAGTGTTGGTAGAGCTTCCAGTCCAAAGAACACCACTGTTTTGCCCTCTCCTTGCTCTCCTGGGTCAGGGTCTGAATAGTGTCCTGGCTTCTGATGTTCAACTTGAAGTAGACCACATCTTCCAGCTCCCAGCACAGGGTGTTCTTCAGGAGGACCATGGACTCATCAAAGTACTCGGTGATGAGAATCAGCTGGAACCTCTGCTCAATCTCCTCTAGGACTGAATACACATAGTTCTCTCTGTCTTCTGCATTATTATCATAGCCAAAATCATACCACATTGTGTTCTTGATAAGCATGTGATATGGTTCATGTGGATTGTAATAACTGTGTGGAGAGGACAGAAACTGATCCAGTGTCCTGGTCTTATTAAAAGATGGAAGAAATCTGAAATAAATGTAGGAGGATTCCAACAAGGAAACAGGGTTCCTCATGATAGAGAAATACAAGGTATTGTTTGGCATTACTTTTTGTACctgttataaaaaaagaaaagaacatgcTAGCACCAACTGATTGATTTGTGAAGGTATTAATAGATTAGTACAGGTAACTGGATAGCAGTGGATTTATCATAACAAAGAAGGAGACCATAGCTTCTAGAAAAACACAGAAAGGATTATAATTAAAGTCCCTGCAGAGCTTGCAACTCTGTGGTAGTTTTGTGGCCATTGGGCTGCAAGGAGATTTTTAAAGATATTGAAGACAGTGTGTTCAGGAAGAATAACATAGCTATGTGTTGAGATTTATACTgtgttttctgtgtttttatgGTCATAATTTGTAATTCATCTAGGACTTTAGACAGagcaaataataaatattttaaataaataaaataaaatgaaatttcttgtagagtttctttttctaaatgtgCTGGCTGATACTACTATCAGAGTTTTCCTCATATACTTTGCATATGCAAAAGTATGTGGGGAAAAACATGAGGAAACAGGTGTGGAGGTTTCAATATGACATCTCCATTCGGACTTCCACCATTCTGTCCTGGCCCTGCCCTCATTGCCACCCTATTCCTCAAAGTGGGAggagggggcaatattcaaagggcTTTTTTCCCTGGGTAAATGCAGGTTTACCAATAGGAATCCTTTCAGTATTGTTCCCACAAGGTATAGTATCCTTCAACATTTTCAAACTGATGCAATATCATATGCTGAGCCTAGCACACAGTTAACAAGTGCTTAGAAGCGCATTTTGGACGTGTCCATAactccttatgcaataaggggattaacatgtccaaaatgtgcgtacaaaccagcgcatagctaatagcgctcatcacatgtaaattcatgttgatgaggctattagctatttcccaaCTATGTAAGAAATAAATGTGTGCCCTGCGCGcatatttttactctcaaaaagtaAACCCTGCCCCGGAGTAGGCATGAAGTCTTGAGGAGCCCtgtttttctgtagttcctccaattttaatatcatggcgatattaagtcgaaggaaccgaaaaaaggagtaagttaaaaaaaaatgttttaacttgtCTTGCCAGTGGTCAGGATAGGAAAACAGACATTCAATTTTAcgagcttccattttcctaacctgtggacagccacttctcctgggcgccaaTGCCggggaggcgctagagacacacAATtccccctagcgcctcttttttaatgcatcaggtcatttgcctactgcatcgcgCACCCAGGACTTTAGAGCTGTTTGGGGACTTGGAAAAAAAGTCCCATAGACTATAATGgagccaagatggctgccatcccTACCTGTTGGCATGGACAGAACAGATGAAATCCTCATACCACTTGACTGGAGGATGTGACCTTATGTAACAGAAGGAGGATCTGAAACTAGCCTCAGAAAATTCTGCTGACCTGCTGGGACAAGAGGAAGTGTCTACAGAAACCCCAGATATTGATGTGTTGGGGAAGTGGAGAGACATACTGCCCTCCCGGGAAGCAGATTTCTCTAACATGCTGGAAGGGAGGGATGAAGTTGCAACCATTGTGGGACGTGGCGGATTTGCCTGCCAATGCCCCCAACACGTTCTCAGCAGCAAGTGAATGGCAGGCCCAAGAGTTATAGATGCCTGCTGAAGCAGCAGGTGAGGAGACAGCCAGCATGAAGGAGAGCCGTTTGTTGCCAGAGCCCAGATGCAGCCTGTAATTGGTCCCTTTTTTGCTGTTGTAGGGCTGAGATGGCCTCTGAGGATAGAACATAGTCTGGAAAAAGAAGAGTCTTGGCAGCATGATTTTGCACCACAAATAAGTGAGCACGACAGTAAGCTTCTCCGCTGGGCCCGAACAGCCTGGCAGAAGAATGGAGCCGCAGGAAGGGAGGATCTATGCAGTGCGGGAGTGGGCCTGTGGCCAAATCCAAAGCCGTTGCTGAGGAGACAGATAAGAacatatacataagaacataagagttgcCAGACAGGATCAGATGaaaggtccatcatgcccaaAATCTTGTTTCTATAAGTGGCCAATtcgggtcacaagaacctggcaggttcCCCAGaggtcgatagattccatgctgtgtgtcccagggataagcagctgCAGCAATGCTTCCTGTCTATGTAGCTGAATAgggcagctgggagggggagatgcCAGGCTGGAGGAAAGCTGCTGCAGCGCGACCACGTGTTAGGGAAAGAGGGGCCTGCCACAGAAAATGCTGCAGCACTGGAGGAGTGGACACACCGAGGGAACGAGTGGCAGGAGTGGCACGATCATGCACCCGGAGAGAGTCTGCCACTGATGAGGAGCCTAGAGGAAATAGGCTGCTGGACTTGGTGGTGCTGTATGGAGGCTTTGGGATGCCAGTGTGCATTTGAAAATAGTCCAGCCGCTGCCCTGGAGCTGCTGCagttccttcctgcctgcctccgTGTCTCCCATTTCCATGAGGCTGAAGAGGCTAAAGGGGAGAGCACAGAGCTAGGCCAGGGGGAAGCAGAGGGAGCTTGTCTGTGTGAGGCCTAGTGGAGAGGCAGCTGCTACACTTAtctcagagcagcagcagcagcagcagcagccgcagcagcaTTTGGAGGAGTGTGACCTTAGGGAAAGTCTGTCTGTGGCAGAAGAACAGCAGAGCAGCATTGAAGTGACCAAGAATTCTGCATCGGAGCAGCAACAGCctcaggggccgatgtaataagctgcagAAAACCTGCTGCAGGCTTTTGCACAGATGATTACATGTTATTTTCCACGCTAATTGTATGCTCGTATGTAATAACTTGTTTAGCATTGAAAAACCGTGCGCACATACCCGTGCAGTAACCCACAGCAGGTTTTGCGCAAGTGCATGAAAATGGCATGTAAACGAGGTAATTATCTATTCACGGGCTATGTAGGGAGCCGCGCTAGCAGGGAGATcggttagtgtgggttttttttaagtggttTATTTAgtggctggatcagggcaggaaTTAAGTGAAAGTGCTGCGGCTCCGGTGCTTGTCTGTTACTCCCAGAGATCACAGTTCTGTCTGTGCTGGCTGCTGTTCTCTCCTTGCGAAGTTGATCCATGCCGAGCAGCCCTGGGCGCCCATTAAGAAAAAGGCTGCATGGACACACAACcatactaatgccagcaatggaaTAAAAGGGTTGGTAGGAactaaaacaatt
Coding sequences:
- the LOC115099052 gene encoding galactose-3-O-sulfotransferase 2-like isoform X2 codes for the protein MAIRKWMRFVQRKHRNLDLQDISKVNPISCQPVTNVMFLKTHKTASSTVLNILYRFIENHNLTVALPIEKMHIFHYPQPFKAEYVEGFPDIWQKYNVMCNHLKFELREVQKVMPNNTLYFSIMRNPVSLLESSYIYFRFLPSFNKTRTLDQFLSSPHSYYNPHEPYHMLIKNTMWYDFGYDNNAEDRENYVYSVLEEIEQRFQLILITEYFDESMVLLKNTLCWELEDVVYFKLNIRSQDTIQTLTQESKERAKQWCSLDWKLYQHFNRTFWKRIQETIGLEKMKQEVEILQARQKELMQVCLQEGKAIDKSKIKDSGLQPAQAGNANILGYNLKLGLNNKTINVCRRMIIPEHIYTNRMREYQLFQKPKII